Proteins co-encoded in one Leucobacter exalbidus genomic window:
- a CDS encoding DMT family transporter, producing the protein MILAVPALTALTMIAATANGAEAENLSPHQFLGIPVALLGAAFLAFGAQYQSRGLNKVERLTGESAGSGLSIAHMLKLVARPSWVIGTLLLGLAVLLQIGSLSLSPLIVVQPIGVVGLVITSVLNSKLSGVKLGKRAKSAIGMCVAGTICFVTVAAFTASDRPVTDQKLIIILVLFGIVFIVTIGTLLLLRRRAIALLYIVGAGVLYGFVATFAKAVIGRVQQGDFDLLTWLCVAALLAGALVGMVYVQNAYSSGPPDLVVAGLTVIDPLIAVLIGIVVLNEAAGAPGWAIIGFIVTGIVAVVGVIGLARYHPQTGQSVIVESTAVTTDGVADTVAPATSAESAAPAAGQTHAENERR; encoded by the coding sequence ATGATCCTTGCAGTTCCAGCGCTCACCGCGCTGACGATGATCGCTGCTACTGCAAATGGGGCTGAAGCAGAGAACCTCAGCCCGCATCAGTTCCTCGGAATACCAGTGGCGCTCTTGGGCGCAGCTTTTCTGGCGTTCGGTGCGCAGTATCAGTCGCGCGGCCTGAACAAGGTCGAGCGACTCACCGGCGAAAGCGCCGGCAGCGGGCTGTCAATCGCCCACATGCTGAAGCTGGTGGCACGACCGTCATGGGTGATTGGCACATTGCTGCTGGGGCTCGCCGTGCTACTGCAGATCGGTTCGCTGTCGCTGTCACCGCTGATCGTGGTGCAGCCCATCGGCGTCGTGGGTCTCGTTATCACCTCGGTGCTGAACTCAAAGCTCAGCGGAGTGAAGCTGGGCAAGCGGGCAAAGTCGGCAATTGGCATGTGCGTCGCCGGCACTATTTGTTTCGTTACGGTTGCCGCGTTCACGGCCTCTGACCGGCCCGTCACCGACCAGAAGCTCATCATTATTCTGGTGCTGTTTGGTATCGTCTTCATCGTCACAATCGGCACGCTGCTGCTGCTGCGTCGCCGCGCCATTGCGCTGCTCTACATCGTGGGCGCCGGCGTGCTCTACGGCTTTGTGGCCACCTTCGCGAAAGCGGTCATCGGCCGTGTGCAGCAGGGCGACTTTGACCTGCTGACCTGGCTGTGCGTAGCCGCACTGCTCGCGGGTGCACTCGTGGGTATGGTGTACGTGCAGAACGCCTACTCGTCTGGCCCGCCCGACCTCGTGGTGGCCGGGCTCACGGTTATCGACCCGCTGATCGCCGTGCTCATCGGCATCGTTGTGCTGAACGAGGCCGCGGGGGCCCCCGGGTGGGCCATCATTGGCTTCATCGTCACCGGCATAGTGGCTGTGGTGGGGGTCATTGGTCTCGCCCGGTACCATCCGCAAACGGGTCAGTCAGTCATCGTTGAAAGCACCGCTGTGACAACCGACGGCGTTGCTGACACGGTCGCCCCCGCGACGTCTGCTGAGTCTGCTGCCCCTGCTGCGGGTCAAACTCACGCTGAGAACGAACGCCGCTAA
- a CDS encoding DUF308 domain-containing protein, translating to MSIQFPSEFGPEGATQGAARNRRAPRTWIGFLVGALMIVAGIGLVFWPLSSATGLLGILVGTALLVNGIGLMTRGGIALFGGALLAVLGICSFLLPEAIAGALVTFAGIGLLALGAVWITFASRIVGAAVSRAGGRGLGAIAALVPGILLVIGGVIGLVWPELALAVVAVVGGLCVIAVGCLVIWITRKVRRGGPAAQTTIII from the coding sequence GTGAGCATTCAGTTTCCTTCAGAGTTCGGCCCCGAAGGGGCAACGCAGGGTGCTGCCCGCAACCGACGTGCACCGCGCACGTGGATCGGGTTCTTGGTCGGCGCCCTGATGATTGTGGCCGGCATCGGCCTGGTCTTCTGGCCGCTATCATCGGCCACCGGGCTGCTGGGAATACTCGTGGGCACGGCGCTGCTCGTCAATGGCATCGGGCTGATGACGCGCGGCGGTATCGCGCTGTTCGGTGGCGCGCTGCTCGCGGTGCTGGGCATCTGCTCGTTCCTGCTGCCTGAAGCTATCGCTGGCGCCCTCGTCACCTTCGCTGGTATTGGCCTGCTTGCACTGGGTGCAGTGTGGATCACCTTTGCATCGCGCATTGTCGGCGCGGCGGTGTCGCGCGCTGGCGGGCGAGGTTTGGGCGCGATCGCAGCCCTCGTGCCCGGCATCTTGCTCGTGATCGGCGGCGTGATCGGACTCGTCTGGCCCGAGCTTGCCCTTGCCGTAGTGGCCGTTGTTGGTGGGCTCTGCGTGATCGCGGTGGGCTGCCTCGTCATCTGGATCACGCGCAAGGTACGTCGCGGAGGCCCGGCCGCGCAGACCACGATCATTATCTAA
- a CDS encoding Fic family protein, whose translation MAHLNFVLIHPFKDGNGRMARIIQSLTLAKASDSAPIFMGIEEFLGRRTQAYYDVLAQVGQGNWATADRNSEAARPWVRFILTAHFNQASELKHRITSAGKAAVKMEELAAAAVLPERAVEVLSAALFGGTTTRSRYLAALEEIGEVISEQMASRDLTALVKAGLLASHSDKRGDGTHRAKWCKKRHARLVSVGRGATLIRSRISVVGQLVVKRGSMSCESS comes from the coding sequence ATGGCTCATCTGAACTTCGTCTTGATCCATCCATTCAAGGACGGTAATGGGCGGATGGCCCGCATTATTCAAAGTCTCACGCTTGCCAAGGCCAGCGACTCAGCGCCAATCTTTATGGGAATCGAAGAGTTTCTGGGGCGTCGCACACAGGCTTACTACGATGTTCTTGCTCAGGTCGGTCAGGGGAACTGGGCAACCGCGGATCGTAATTCAGAAGCTGCACGCCCCTGGGTGCGGTTCATACTAACGGCGCACTTCAACCAGGCTTCCGAACTCAAGCATCGAATCACCTCCGCCGGCAAGGCCGCCGTCAAGATGGAAGAACTGGCCGCGGCTGCTGTTCTACCTGAGCGGGCGGTGGAGGTGCTCTCCGCTGCCCTGTTTGGTGGCACAACCACTCGATCCCGGTATCTGGCAGCTCTCGAAGAAATCGGAGAGGTTATCTCGGAACAGATGGCTTCTCGTGACCTCACGGCTCTCGTTAAAGCTGGGTTACTCGCGTCACACAGTGACAAGCGGGGCGATGGTACTCACCGGGCAAAGTGGTGCAAGAAGCGGCACGCGAGGCTGGTCTCGGTAGGGCGTGGCGCGACACTGATCCGTTCGCGAATTAGCGTCGTGGGACAGCTGGTAGTGAAGCGGGGCAGCATGAGTTGCGAGTCCAGCTAG
- a CDS encoding DUF3592 domain-containing protein — protein sequence MKHFPAILEDSTPSDHGVYEFTTPEGAVFTGYDEEPVESNPVAGMKMEVAYDPANPSTSHHTKNIKKRIGGWFLIFVVVDGVRFVCAYLLFAVGISTFMQAR from the coding sequence GTGAAGCATTTCCCCGCCATTCTCGAAGACAGCACGCCATCAGATCACGGGGTGTACGAGTTCACGACGCCAGAGGGGGCCGTGTTTACGGGGTACGACGAAGAGCCCGTGGAATCAAATCCCGTGGCCGGCATGAAGATGGAGGTCGCGTACGACCCGGCGAACCCCAGCACGAGCCACCACACCAAAAATATCAAGAAGCGAATCGGTGGTTGGTTTCTGATCTTCGTAGTGGTCGACGGAGTGCGCTTCGTCTGTGCCTACCTGCTGTTTGCGGTGGGCATCAGCACATTTATGCAAGCAAGGTGA
- a CDS encoding Dps family protein — protein sequence MATKQITVPAAQGDLHRPTGVAQYLTPVVHDLVALAVNGKQAHWHVRGENFIGVHEFLDEIVAHAQDGSDTVAERIVALGLPLDARIGTVAQRTTTPQLSDGFQPSNVTVREIVAQLDATIATVYAAVKGLDDVDLVSQDIVIALAQQLDKDRWFLVSHFAE from the coding sequence ATGGCCACCAAGCAGATCACCGTTCCCGCAGCGCAGGGCGACCTTCATCGCCCCACCGGCGTTGCTCAGTACTTGACCCCCGTGGTCCACGACCTCGTGGCACTTGCCGTGAATGGCAAGCAGGCGCACTGGCACGTGCGCGGCGAAAACTTCATTGGCGTGCACGAGTTTCTCGATGAGATCGTGGCGCACGCACAAGACGGTTCAGACACGGTCGCCGAGCGCATCGTGGCTTTGGGCTTGCCCCTCGATGCCCGCATTGGCACGGTTGCGCAGCGCACAACGACGCCGCAGCTGAGCGACGGCTTCCAGCCCTCGAACGTGACGGTACGCGAGATCGTGGCGCAGCTCGACGCAACCATTGCCACCGTCTACGCCGCAGTGAAGGGCCTCGACGACGTCGACCTCGTCAGCCAAGATATCGTGATCGCGTTGGCCCAGCAGCTCGATAAGGATCGCTGGTTCCTCGTTTCTCACTTCGCCGAGTAA
- the efeU gene encoding iron uptake transporter permease EfeU, giving the protein MLGTLLIGLREGLEAALVVSVLLAWASRTGRPDTVRKIWLGVGSAVALSLIIGATLTYGAYGLSFRAQEIIGGTLSIVAVIMVTWMVFWMLRAAKGFSGELHSKLERAGTGWGIAAIGFISVGREGIETALFIWATTRASDVSPLVGFVSAVSGILVAVLLSWALFRGMIRINLTRFFRWSGVLLIIFAAGVLAYGIHDLQEAGVLPGPFALAPAGASAFVAQWFGENAWAFRVPHLIAPDGIVATLLKGTLGFAPEMTRLEVFAWFAYLVPTLIVFLRGSFASQSRKQRAAGRADAAAADGAAGTEAVAAQQVALSA; this is encoded by the coding sequence ATGCTCGGAACTCTATTGATCGGCCTGCGCGAGGGGCTCGAAGCCGCGCTCGTCGTGAGCGTCTTGCTGGCCTGGGCAAGCCGCACCGGGCGCCCCGATACCGTGCGCAAAATCTGGCTCGGCGTCGGCAGCGCCGTCGCACTCTCCCTCATCATCGGCGCCACCCTCACCTACGGCGCCTATGGGCTCTCGTTCCGTGCGCAAGAAATCATCGGCGGCACGCTCTCGATCGTCGCGGTCATCATGGTGACGTGGATGGTGTTCTGGATGCTGCGCGCCGCCAAGGGCTTCAGCGGCGAACTGCACAGCAAACTCGAACGCGCCGGCACCGGCTGGGGGATCGCCGCCATCGGCTTCATCTCGGTGGGCCGCGAAGGCATCGAAACCGCCCTGTTCATCTGGGCCACGACCCGCGCCAGCGACGTCTCACCGCTCGTCGGATTCGTTAGCGCCGTCTCGGGGATCCTGGTGGCGGTGCTGCTGAGCTGGGCGCTCTTTAGAGGCATGATCCGGATCAATCTCACACGGTTCTTTCGCTGGTCTGGCGTGCTGCTCATCATTTTCGCGGCCGGCGTGCTCGCCTATGGCATTCACGACCTACAAGAAGCCGGCGTGCTGCCCGGCCCGTTCGCCCTTGCGCCCGCTGGCGCGAGCGCGTTTGTCGCGCAGTGGTTTGGCGAGAATGCGTGGGCATTTCGGGTGCCCCACCTCATTGCCCCCGATGGCATCGTGGCGACCCTGTTGAAGGGCACGCTCGGGTTTGCCCCCGAGATGACGCGCCTCGAGGTATTCGCTTGGTTCGCGTACCTCGTACCCACTCTCATCGTATTTTTGCGCGGCTCATTCGCGTCGCAGAGTCGCAAGCAGCGGGCAGCAGGGCGCGCTGACGCTGCCGCGGCCGACGGCGCTGCCGGTACTGAAGCCGTCGCCGCGCAGCAAGTCGCACTGTCGGCCTAA
- the efeO gene encoding iron uptake system protein EfeO produces MHHKYALPATCAAAAATMLLLTGCVPNAAPSATSIAVTSTDTDCVVETATAAGGTITFTVKNDGKKVSEFYVLGSNELTIVGEVENIAPGASRDLTIQAGPGDYFTSCKPGMIGAGVGQAAFTITGDEVQTSPEEEAIVAQYIAYVKAQSEELVPQVQAFVAAYVAGDDAEAKRLFPIARINYERIEPTAEQFGDLDPKIDYRKPGADEEGLPFTGFHRIEMDLWNEQAVAAGRYTGDDDLTPLTPAERKVVGDQLVVDITELKDKVASPEFTLTLADITEGAKGLLDEIAAPDGKLPGEENEFSHTDLYDFTANVEGAQVALDTVRPLAAGDPELVTELDDRFASMLELLATYGSYEDGFVSYDTVTQAERNDLAAALTALSEPLSRLTAAVVQG; encoded by the coding sequence GTGCACCACAAGTACGCCCTCCCCGCGACCTGCGCGGCCGCCGCTGCAACGATGCTGCTGCTCACCGGCTGCGTGCCCAATGCCGCGCCCAGCGCGACGAGCATTGCCGTCACCTCCACCGACACCGACTGCGTGGTCGAGACCGCGACGGCCGCGGGTGGCACCATCACGTTCACGGTTAAGAACGACGGCAAGAAGGTGAGCGAGTTTTATGTGCTCGGCAGTAACGAGCTCACCATCGTGGGTGAGGTCGAGAACATCGCCCCCGGCGCAAGCCGCGACCTCACCATTCAGGCCGGTCCCGGTGACTACTTCACGAGCTGCAAGCCGGGCATGATCGGCGCCGGAGTGGGGCAGGCCGCCTTCACCATCACGGGCGATGAGGTGCAGACCAGCCCCGAAGAAGAAGCCATCGTTGCGCAGTACATCGCGTATGTGAAGGCGCAGAGTGAAGAGCTCGTGCCGCAGGTGCAGGCGTTCGTTGCGGCGTATGTGGCTGGCGATGACGCCGAAGCCAAGCGGCTCTTTCCGATCGCCCGCATCAACTACGAGCGCATCGAGCCCACCGCCGAGCAGTTTGGCGACCTCGACCCCAAGATTGACTACCGCAAGCCGGGCGCCGATGAAGAAGGCCTGCCCTTCACCGGGTTCCACCGCATCGAGATGGATCTGTGGAACGAACAGGCTGTCGCCGCAGGCCGCTACACCGGCGACGATGATCTCACCCCGCTGACCCCCGCCGAACGCAAGGTCGTGGGCGACCAGTTGGTGGTTGATATTACCGAGCTCAAGGACAAAGTCGCGAGCCCCGAGTTCACGCTGACCCTCGCCGATATTACGGAGGGCGCGAAGGGGCTGCTCGATGAGATCGCGGCCCCCGATGGCAAGCTTCCCGGCGAAGAGAACGAGTTCTCGCACACCGATCTCTACGACTTCACGGCCAACGTTGAGGGCGCCCAGGTCGCCCTCGACACGGTGCGCCCGCTCGCGGCGGGCGACCCCGAGCTCGTGACCGAACTCGACGACCGCTTCGCGAGCATGCTCGAACTGCTTGCGACCTACGGCTCCTACGAGGATGGCTTCGTGTCGTACGACACCGTCACACAGGCCGAACGCAACGATCTCGCGGCGGCGCTCACGGCGCTGAGCGAGCCGCTGTCGCGCCTCACCGCTGCGGTCGTGCAGGGCTAA
- the efeB gene encoding iron uptake transporter deferrochelatase/peroxidase subunit yields the protein MAVRPTRRGLFGLAGAGAAGLLVGGTGGIAAAGGVPGIAGVPALSGGRDGGRQATVPFYGAHQAGIVTPAQDRLHFASFTMLAGTGRDDLIALLRDWSEAASMLTQGKPVGTGVEPDSLLLPPDDTGEAEGLGSGHLTLTFGLGRALFVGAADDAGEADPYGIRGRLPQAFEPLPSFAFDLLAPGYTGGDLCVQACADDPQVAVHAIRNLARIAAGRAHLRWSQLGFGRTASTSRAQDTPRNLFGFKDGTANLMAEDDGELAEHLWAGDEAPEWLRGGSYLVARKIQMTIESWDRSSLAEQERIFGRTKLAGGPLSGGEEFTEPDFTAPDPEQTAQPAIDIAAHMRLAHPLHNGGARMLRRGYNYVDGSNELGQLSAGLFFISYQRDPATFVRVQRSLKPDLLNEYIRHIGSGLWAVPAGAARGEFIAQALFE from the coding sequence ATGGCCGTGCGTCCCACTAGGCGAGGGCTGTTCGGCCTCGCAGGCGCCGGTGCCGCCGGCCTCCTCGTCGGCGGCACCGGCGGTATCGCCGCGGCCGGGGGAGTGCCCGGCATCGCCGGGGTGCCCGCGCTCTCGGGTGGCCGAGACGGTGGCCGCCAGGCCACCGTGCCGTTTTATGGGGCGCACCAGGCGGGCATCGTGACGCCCGCCCAAGACCGGCTGCACTTTGCTTCGTTTACGATGCTCGCCGGCACCGGCCGCGACGACCTGATTGCGCTGCTGCGCGACTGGAGCGAAGCGGCCAGCATGCTGACCCAGGGCAAGCCCGTGGGCACCGGCGTCGAACCAGACTCACTGCTGCTGCCGCCCGATGACACCGGCGAGGCTGAGGGGCTCGGATCGGGCCACCTCACGCTCACCTTTGGCCTTGGCCGTGCACTGTTTGTGGGCGCAGCTGACGATGCGGGTGAGGCTGATCCGTATGGGATCCGGGGTCGCTTGCCTCAGGCATTTGAGCCGCTGCCGTCGTTCGCCTTCGACCTGCTCGCGCCCGGCTACACCGGGGGCGACCTGTGCGTGCAGGCGTGCGCCGATGACCCGCAGGTTGCCGTGCACGCGATACGTAATCTCGCGCGCATCGCCGCGGGCCGCGCCCACCTGCGCTGGAGCCAGCTCGGGTTCGGCCGCACCGCATCGACCTCGCGCGCGCAAGACACCCCGCGCAACCTCTTCGGGTTCAAGGATGGCACCGCGAACCTGATGGCTGAGGATGATGGGGAACTCGCCGAGCACCTGTGGGCGGGTGACGAAGCTCCCGAGTGGCTGCGCGGCGGCAGCTACCTCGTGGCCCGCAAGATTCAGATGACGATCGAGTCGTGGGATCGCTCCTCGCTCGCTGAGCAAGAGCGCATCTTTGGGCGCACGAAGCTTGCGGGCGGGCCGCTCTCGGGCGGCGAGGAATTCACGGAGCCCGATTTTACTGCCCCGGATCCCGAACAGACGGCGCAGCCCGCGATTGACATCGCGGCCCACATGCGCCTCGCACACCCCTTGCACAATGGCGGGGCGCGGATGCTACGCCGCGGCTATAACTACGTCGATGGCTCGAATGAGCTCGGTCAGCTTTCTGCCGGGCTGTTTTTCATCTCGTATCAGCGTGACCCCGCCACGTTCGTGCGGGTGCAGCGGTCGTTGAAACCCGATCTACTAAACGAATACATCAGGCACATTGGCTCGGGGCTGTGGGCGGTGCCTGCGGGCGCGGCCCGCGGCGAGTTTATTGCGCAGGCGCTGTTCGAGTAG
- a CDS encoding glutamine amidotransferase, with protein MKPFLLITTRGEDTEAADEHAAYCRLTGLLPEDLEWRRIESGPLGTINFSAYSGIILAGSPFTVSEPAERKSPTELRVEAELAELLTEVVRIDFPFLGVCYGIGTIGAHQGAKVDRTFGESSQAMRISLTEAGQHDPLLHQLPATFDAFVGHKEAISEVPDSVVVLASSPSCPVQAFRVGRNVYATQFHPELDTASFTSRVRTYANHGYFEPSEVDSIIEGVERADVRASHMVLGRFVEEYISSGGTEAIAEEPLNEDALFSV; from the coding sequence ATGAAGCCTTTTTTGCTCATCACCACGCGTGGTGAAGACACCGAGGCCGCAGACGAACATGCGGCTTACTGTCGCCTCACGGGCCTCCTCCCTGAGGACCTTGAATGGCGACGCATTGAGTCGGGCCCCCTGGGCACCATCAACTTTTCGGCCTACTCGGGCATCATCTTGGCGGGCAGCCCGTTTACGGTGAGCGAGCCAGCCGAACGCAAGTCGCCCACCGAACTGCGGGTGGAAGCTGAGCTCGCCGAGCTGCTCACCGAGGTCGTGCGCATCGACTTTCCGTTCTTGGGTGTCTGCTACGGCATTGGCACCATAGGTGCGCACCAGGGCGCCAAGGTCGACCGCACGTTTGGCGAGAGCTCACAGGCGATGCGCATCAGCCTCACCGAGGCCGGCCAACACGACCCGCTGCTGCACCAGCTGCCCGCCACGTTCGACGCCTTTGTGGGGCACAAGGAAGCGATCAGCGAGGTGCCCGATTCGGTCGTGGTGCTCGCCAGCTCACCCAGCTGCCCAGTGCAGGCCTTTCGGGTGGGCCGCAATGTCTACGCGACGCAGTTTCACCCCGAGCTCGACACCGCTTCGTTCACATCGAGGGTGCGCACCTACGCCAATCACGGCTACTTCGAACCCAGCGAAGTGGATTCGATCATCGAGGGCGTTGAACGCGCAGATGTGCGCGCATCGCACATGGTGCTCGGCCGCTTCGTCGAGGAGTACATCTCATCGGGTGGTACTGAGGCGATCGCTGAAGAGCCGCTGAACGAAGACGCGCTGTTCTCCGTCTAA
- a CDS encoding beta-ketoacyl-[acyl-carrier-protein] synthase family protein, with amino-acid sequence MTKKIVVTGIGASSPIGGTAPESWDALLAGASGAKSLDFDWVEQYALPVTFAAKAKVQPTDVLARPVAKRLDPSSQFALIAAMEAFADAGITELDNDRLGVDWATGIGGLWSLLDAWDTLREKGPRRVLPLTVPMLMPNAPAAAVSMHFDARAYARTVASACASSTEAIVNAYEHLQAGYADVVIAGGSEAAIHPITLASFNSMQALSKRNDDPATASRPYDISRDGFVMAEGGAALVLETEEHALARGAHIYAEIAGGGVTADSYHITAPEPEGKGASRAVEMALQQAGATADDVTHINAHATSTPVGDIAEYTALKRVFGDRVHEIPVSATKGATGHLLGGTGALEAMFAVLAVKNRIAPPTINLTEQDPAILLSVSGDTQALGDGPQLAISNSFGFGGHNAVVAIRSYN; translated from the coding sequence ATGACGAAGAAGATTGTCGTTACCGGTATCGGCGCATCGAGCCCCATTGGTGGCACCGCACCCGAAAGCTGGGACGCTCTCCTCGCCGGAGCCTCCGGAGCAAAGTCCCTGGACTTCGATTGGGTTGAGCAGTACGCACTGCCCGTAACCTTTGCAGCAAAGGCCAAGGTGCAGCCCACCGACGTGCTGGCGCGCCCCGTGGCAAAGCGACTCGACCCCTCAAGCCAGTTCGCCCTGATCGCAGCAATGGAGGCGTTCGCTGATGCGGGCATCACCGAGCTGGACAACGATCGCCTCGGCGTCGACTGGGCAACCGGCATCGGCGGCCTGTGGTCGCTGCTCGACGCGTGGGACACCCTGCGTGAGAAGGGCCCGCGTCGCGTCTTGCCGCTGACCGTGCCCATGCTGATGCCCAACGCTCCCGCAGCTGCGGTTTCGATGCACTTTGACGCCCGCGCCTACGCGCGCACCGTCGCATCGGCCTGCGCTTCGAGCACCGAGGCCATCGTCAACGCATACGAGCACCTGCAGGCGGGCTACGCTGACGTAGTCATCGCCGGCGGCTCAGAAGCAGCGATCCACCCCATCACGCTCGCGTCATTCAACTCGATGCAGGCGCTGTCCAAGCGCAACGATGACCCGGCAACGGCATCACGCCCCTACGACATCAGCCGCGACGGCTTCGTCATGGCCGAGGGTGGCGCAGCGCTCGTACTCGAGACCGAAGAGCACGCACTCGCTCGCGGCGCACACATCTACGCCGAGATCGCCGGCGGCGGCGTGACCGCAGATTCCTACCACATCACGGCTCCTGAGCCCGAGGGCAAGGGCGCAAGCCGTGCCGTAGAGATGGCACTGCAGCAGGCCGGCGCGACCGCCGATGATGTGACGCACATCAACGCGCACGCCACGTCGACTCCCGTGGGCGACATCGCCGAGTACACCGCCCTCAAGCGCGTGTTTGGCGATCGCGTCCACGAGATTCCGGTCTCTGCCACGAAGGGTGCCACGGGCCATCTGCTCGGCGGCACCGGTGCACTCGAGGCGATGTTCGCGGTGCTCGCGGTCAAGAACCGCATCGCTCCCCCGACGATCAACCTCACCGAGCAGGATCCGGCGATTCTGCTTTCGGTGTCGGGTGACACGCAGGCACTGGGCGATGGCCCGCAGCTCGCGATCTCCAACTCGTTTGGCTTTGGTGGCCACAACGCAGTTGTCGCGATCCGCTCGTACAACTAG
- a CDS encoding acyl carrier protein — MAFSNEEVLAGLAELINDETGIAADVVALDKSFTDDLDIDSISMMTIVVNAEEKFDVKIPDEEVKNLKTVGDAVDFIVKAQA, encoded by the coding sequence ATGGCATTCAGCAACGAAGAGGTCCTCGCAGGACTCGCCGAGCTCATCAACGACGAGACCGGAATCGCGGCTGACGTCGTGGCTCTCGACAAGTCGTTCACCGATGACCTCGACATCGACTCGATCTCGATGATGACCATCGTCGTCAACGCCGAAGAGAAGTTCGACGTCAAGATCCCCGACGAAGAGGTCAAGAACCTGAAGACCGTCGGCGACGCCGTGGACTTCATCGTCAAGGCTCAGGCCTAA